Proteins co-encoded in one Pseudomonas beijingensis genomic window:
- the znuB gene encoding zinc ABC transporter permease subunit ZnuB — protein MADFLLYALLAGLALALVAGPLGSFVVWRRMAYFGDTLSHAALLGVALGFLLDVSPAVAVTVGCLLLAVVLVTLQHRQPLASDTLLGILAPSTLSLGLVVLSFMHDVRIDLMAYLFGDLLAISPTDLSWILGGSAAVLLLLVALWRPLLAVTVHEELARVEGLPVLGLRLALMLLIAVVIAVAMKIVGVLLITSLLIIPAAAAQRHARSPEQMALGASLLGMLAVCGGLALSWFKDTPAGPSIVVSAAALFLLSFVLPRRGV, from the coding sequence ATGGCTGATTTTCTGCTGTACGCCCTGCTCGCAGGCCTGGCACTCGCGCTGGTCGCCGGCCCCCTGGGCTCGTTCGTGGTCTGGCGGCGCATGGCCTATTTCGGCGACACCTTGTCCCACGCGGCGTTGCTCGGCGTGGCCCTGGGGTTTCTGCTGGATGTCAGCCCGGCGGTGGCAGTGACCGTCGGCTGCCTGCTGCTGGCGGTGGTGCTGGTGACTTTGCAACACCGCCAGCCGCTGGCGTCCGACACGTTGTTGGGCATTCTCGCGCCGAGCACCTTGTCCCTCGGGCTGGTGGTGCTGAGCTTCATGCATGATGTACGCATCGACTTGATGGCCTATCTGTTCGGCGACCTGCTGGCGATCAGTCCGACGGACCTGTCGTGGATCCTCGGTGGTAGCGCGGCTGTGCTGTTGCTGCTGGTCGCGCTGTGGCGGCCATTGCTGGCCGTTACCGTGCACGAAGAGCTGGCCCGGGTCGAAGGCTTGCCCGTGCTGGGTTTACGGTTGGCGCTGATGCTGCTGATTGCGGTGGTCATCGCCGTGGCGATGAAAATCGTCGGTGTGTTACTGATTACGTCATTGCTGATCATTCCAGCGGCTGCGGCACAGCGTCACGCCCGCTCACCCGAGCAGATGGCCCTGGGCGCGAGCCTGCTGGGCATGCTTGCAGTGTGTGGTGGGCTGGCACTTTCCTGGTTCAAGGACACCCCGGCCGGCCCGTCGATCGTGGTCAGCGCCGCTGCGTTGTTTCTGCTGAGTTTTGTCCTGCCTCGTCGAGGGGTGTAG
- the znuC gene encoding zinc ABC transporter ATP-binding protein ZnuC: MSNALIRLEQVAVTFAGQSVLDNIHLSVEPGQIVTLIGPNGAGKTTLVRAVLGLLKPDSGSVWRKPKLRVGYMPQKLHVDPTLPLSVLRFLRLVPGVDRARALAALNEVGAEQVIDSPVQSVSGGEMQRVLLARALLREPELLVLDEPVQGVDVAGQAELYSLITRLRDRHGCGVLMVSHDLHLVMSTTDQVVCLNRHVCCSGHPEQVSGDPAFVELFGKNAQSLAIYHHHHDHAHDLHGSVVSAPSASNHVHGDGCKHG, encoded by the coding sequence ATGAGCAACGCGCTGATCCGCCTCGAGCAGGTGGCCGTGACGTTCGCCGGCCAGAGCGTGCTGGACAACATTCACCTGAGCGTCGAGCCGGGGCAGATCGTGACCTTGATCGGCCCCAACGGCGCCGGCAAGACCACCCTGGTGCGCGCCGTGTTGGGTTTGCTCAAGCCCGACAGCGGCAGCGTCTGGCGCAAGCCCAAATTGCGCGTCGGCTACATGCCGCAAAAACTTCACGTCGACCCGACGCTGCCCCTGTCGGTGCTACGCTTCCTGCGCCTGGTGCCTGGCGTGGATCGCGCACGGGCCTTGGCCGCGCTTAACGAAGTCGGCGCCGAGCAGGTGATCGACAGCCCGGTGCAAAGTGTCTCCGGTGGCGAGATGCAGCGCGTGCTGCTGGCCCGCGCCCTGCTGCGCGAACCTGAACTGTTGGTGCTCGACGAGCCGGTGCAAGGGGTCGATGTGGCAGGCCAGGCCGAGCTGTACAGCCTGATCACGCGCCTGCGAGACCGCCACGGTTGCGGCGTGCTGATGGTGTCCCACGATTTGCACCTGGTGATGAGCACCACCGACCAGGTGGTCTGCCTCAACCGCCACGTCTGCTGCTCCGGGCATCCCGAGCAGGTCAGCGGCGATCCGGCCTTCGTCGAGCTATTCGGAAAGAACGCACAAAGCCTGGCGATTTATCACCACCACCATGACCACGCCCATGACTTGCATGGCTCGGTGGTCAGCGCCCCTTCCGCTTCCAATCATGTTCATGGAGATGGCTGCAAGCATGGCTGA
- the zur gene encoding zinc uptake transcriptional repressor Zur produces the protein MPITPLASRPHDHSHCVHSALSEADAICARQGLRLTALRRRVLELVWQSHKPLGAYDILAVLSEQDGRRAAPPTVYRALDFLLENGLVHRISSLNAFVGCNHPEHAHQGQFLICRECHAAIELEQKSISDAIIASAKDVGFVVDTQTVEVVGLCSGCQGA, from the coding sequence ATGCCTATTACACCCCTTGCCAGTCGCCCCCACGACCACTCCCACTGCGTGCACAGCGCGCTGTCCGAGGCCGACGCCATCTGCGCGCGCCAAGGGTTGCGCCTGACCGCCCTGCGTCGGCGCGTGCTGGAATTGGTCTGGCAGAGCCACAAGCCGCTAGGCGCCTACGACATCCTCGCCGTGCTCAGCGAGCAGGACGGTCGCCGCGCCGCGCCGCCAACGGTCTACCGGGCGCTGGATTTCCTCCTCGAAAACGGCCTGGTGCATCGCATTTCGTCGCTGAACGCCTTCGTCGGCTGCAACCATCCGGAGCACGCCCACCAAGGTCAGTTCCTGATCTGCCGCGAATGCCACGCCGCCATCGAGCTGGAACAGAAATCCATCAGCGATGCCATCATCGCCAGCGCCAAGGACGTCGGCTTCGTGGTCGACACCCAGACCGTCGAAGTGGTGGGTCTGTGCTCCGGCTGCCAGGGGGCCTGA
- the znuA gene encoding zinc ABC transporter substrate-binding protein ZnuA, whose translation MSRFFSLFVAFVASFLLIGPAQADVKVLTSIKPLQLIAAAVQDGVAVPEVLLPPGASPHHYALRPSDVRKVQSVDLLYWIGPDMEGFLPRVLNGRTLPSVAVQELPGLKLRHFAQDSASHEDDDHDADEHDHDHRPGTVDAHLWLSPHNARVIAAKMAADLSAADPANAARYQSNLQAFNQRLDALDTRLKTRLAGVAGKPYFVFHEAFDYFEDNYGLKHAGVFAVAAEVQPGAQHVAAMRTRLQAVGKTCVFSEPPLRPRLAETLVAGLPVKLAELDALGGYTPATAQGYEQLLEKLGNDLAGCLESL comes from the coding sequence GTGTCCCGATTTTTTTCGCTCTTTGTCGCTTTTGTCGCAAGTTTCCTACTGATCGGCCCGGCCCAGGCCGACGTCAAGGTCCTCACCAGCATCAAGCCGTTGCAACTGATTGCCGCCGCCGTGCAGGACGGCGTGGCGGTTCCGGAAGTGTTGCTGCCGCCTGGGGCTTCGCCGCATCACTATGCGCTGCGGCCCTCGGATGTGCGCAAGGTGCAGTCGGTGGACCTGCTGTACTGGATTGGGCCGGACATGGAAGGTTTCCTACCGCGGGTGTTGAACGGTCGTACCCTGCCCTCCGTTGCAGTGCAGGAGCTGCCAGGGCTCAAGTTGCGGCATTTCGCCCAGGACAGCGCGTCCCACGAGGACGATGACCATGACGCCGATGAACACGATCACGACCATCGCCCCGGCACCGTGGATGCCCACCTGTGGTTATCGCCGCACAATGCGCGGGTGATCGCCGCGAAAATGGCGGCAGACCTGAGCGCGGCGGATCCGGCCAACGCGGCCCGCTATCAAAGCAACCTGCAGGCCTTCAACCAGCGCCTCGATGCCTTGGACACGCGCCTCAAGACCCGTCTGGCCGGGGTCGCGGGCAAGCCGTATTTCGTGTTCCACGAAGCGTTCGACTATTTCGAAGACAACTATGGCCTCAAGCACGCCGGGGTATTCGCCGTGGCCGCGGAAGTCCAGCCCGGCGCCCAGCACGTGGCGGCGATGCGCACGCGCTTGCAAGCGGTGGGCAAGACCTGCGTCTTCAGCGAACCGCCCCTGCGCCCGCGCTTGGCCGAAACCCTGGTGGCCGGGTTGCCGGTGAAACTGGCAGAACTGGATGCACTGGGCGGCTATACCCCGGCGACAGCGCAGGGGTATGAGCAGTTGTTGGAGAAGTTGGGGAATGATTTGGCGGGGTGCCTGGAGTCGTTGTGA
- a CDS encoding homoserine kinase encodes MSVFTPLARPELETFLAPYGLGRLLDFQGIAAGSENTNFFISLEQGEFVLTLVERGPVQEMPFFIELLDVLHDADLPVPYALRTTDGVALRELAGKPALLQPRLAGKHIKQANAQHCAQVGELLAHLHLATRDNMIKRKTDRGLDWMQEEGAKLLSHLDAEPRRLLEAALDEINQQKVGILALPRANIHADLFRDNAMFEGTHLTGLIDFYNACSGPMLYDVAIALNDWCSDDDGVLDGPRARALLGAYAALRPFTAAEAELWPTMLRVACVRFWLSRLIAAESFAGQDVLIHDPMEFQQRLAQRQTVHTVLPFAL; translated from the coding sequence ATGTCTGTGTTCACGCCCCTGGCTCGGCCCGAGCTGGAAACCTTTCTCGCCCCTTACGGGCTTGGCCGTCTGCTTGATTTCCAGGGGATCGCCGCCGGCAGCGAAAACACCAATTTCTTTATCAGCCTGGAGCAGGGCGAATTCGTCCTGACCTTGGTCGAGCGCGGCCCGGTGCAGGAAATGCCGTTCTTCATCGAGCTGCTGGACGTGCTGCACGACGCCGACCTGCCGGTGCCTTACGCCTTGCGCACCACCGACGGCGTCGCGCTGCGGGAACTGGCGGGCAAGCCTGCGCTGTTGCAACCGCGCCTGGCCGGCAAGCACATCAAGCAGGCCAACGCCCAGCACTGCGCCCAGGTCGGGGAATTGCTGGCGCATCTGCACTTGGCGACCCGCGACAACATGATCAAGCGCAAGACCGATCGCGGCCTGGACTGGATGCAGGAGGAGGGCGCCAAGCTGCTCTCGCACCTCGACGCCGAGCCGCGTCGGCTGCTCGAAGCGGCGCTGGATGAGATCAACCAGCAGAAGGTCGGCATCCTGGCGCTGCCGCGCGCCAACATCCATGCCGATCTATTTCGCGACAATGCGATGTTCGAAGGCACGCACCTGACCGGCTTGATCGACTTCTACAACGCCTGCTCCGGGCCGATGCTGTATGACGTCGCCATCGCCTTGAATGACTGGTGCTCGGATGACGACGGCGTGCTCGATGGCCCCCGGGCGCGGGCGCTGCTGGGTGCCTATGCGGCGCTTCGGCCGTTCACCGCCGCTGAGGCCGAGCTGTGGCCGACCATGCTGCGCGTGGCGTGCGTGCGGTTCTGGCTGTCGCGGTTGATCGCCGCCGAGTCGTTTGCCGGGCAGGATGTGTTGATTCACGATCCGATGGAGTTCCAGCAGCGCTTGGCGCAGCGGCAGACGGTTCACACGGTGTTGCCTTTCGCCCTTTAA
- the polA gene encoding DNA polymerase I, whose amino-acid sequence MSQAPLVLVDGSSYLYRAFHALPPLTTSKGLPTGAVKGVLNMLKSLRKQYPDSPFAVVFDAKGGTFRDALYAEYKANRPSMPDDMRVQIEPLHASVKALGFPLLCVDNVEADDVIGTLARSSAAADRPVVISTGDKDMAQLVDGHITLVNTMTGSALDVAGVKEKFGVAPEQIIDYLALMGDSSDNIPGVPGIGPKTASGLLVGVNGGLTELYAQLDIVATLPIRGAKTLAAKLEEHKEMAFLSYELATIKVDVPLDVGLDDLQMGQPDHEKLAELYTLLEFKSWFEENQRDAKRAGQEIVEVAEEQPGGVEAKYEVILDQARFEAWLAKLDKAPLFAFVTETNGGDAQHSQLVGLSFAVAPFEAAYIPLTHSYMGVPEQLDRDTVLKALKPLLENPNKLKVGQHAKFETNILANCAIGGDQDNGILVQGIAFDTMLESYVLDSTATRHDMDSLALKYLGQSKTDFQDIAGKGVKQLTFDQISLELAGPYAAEDADVTFRLHQALQEKLAATPSLGPVLNDIEMPLMPVLARIERQGALVDANLLGVQSVELGEKLVALEREAFAIAGEEFNLGSPKQLGVILYEKLGLPVLSKTAKGQASTAEAVLAELAEQDYPLPKVLMQYRSLSKLKSTYTDRLPEQINSRTGRVHTNYQQAVAATGRLSSIDPNLQNIPIRTAEGRRIRQAFVAPKGYKLLAADYSQIELRIMAHLAKDEGLLHAFRNDLDVHRATAAEVFGVELEAVTHDQRRSAKAINFGLIYGMSAFGLAKQIGVDRKQSQAYIDRYFTRYPGVLAYMERTRAQAAEQGFVETIFGRRLYLPDINAKNPALRKGAERTAINAPMQGTAADIIKKAMVAVDRWLTTSGLDAKVILQVHDELVLEVREDLVDQVREEIRQHMSTAATLDVPLLVEVGVGNNWDEAH is encoded by the coding sequence ATGAGCCAAGCCCCCCTCGTCCTGGTGGACGGTTCTTCTTATCTGTACCGCGCCTTTCACGCGCTGCCACCGCTGACCACGTCCAAAGGCCTGCCGACCGGTGCGGTCAAGGGCGTGTTGAACATGCTCAAGAGCCTGCGCAAGCAGTATCCGGACAGTCCGTTCGCCGTGGTGTTCGACGCCAAGGGTGGGACATTTCGCGATGCGCTGTACGCCGAATACAAGGCCAACCGCCCAAGCATGCCCGACGATATGCGCGTGCAGATCGAGCCGCTGCATGCCAGCGTCAAGGCCCTGGGCTTCCCGCTGCTGTGCGTGGACAACGTCGAAGCCGATGACGTGATCGGTACCCTGGCCCGCAGCAGCGCGGCGGCCGACCGTCCGGTGGTGATCTCCACCGGCGACAAGGACATGGCGCAGTTGGTCGACGGGCACATTACCTTGGTCAATACCATGACCGGTAGCGCCCTGGACGTGGCTGGCGTGAAGGAGAAGTTTGGCGTCGCTCCAGAGCAGATCATCGATTACCTGGCGTTGATGGGCGATTCGTCCGACAACATCCCGGGCGTTCCGGGTATCGGGCCGAAGACCGCATCTGGCCTGTTGGTAGGCGTCAATGGCGGCCTGACCGAGCTGTATGCGCAACTGGACATCGTCGCCACCCTGCCCATTCGTGGCGCCAAGACCCTGGCCGCCAAGCTTGAAGAGCACAAGGAAATGGCGTTCCTTTCCTATGAGCTGGCGACGATCAAGGTCGACGTGCCGTTGGACGTCGGCCTCGATGATCTGCAAATGGGCCAACCGGATCACGAGAAGCTCGCCGAGCTGTATACCCTGCTGGAATTCAAGAGCTGGTTCGAAGAAAACCAGCGCGACGCCAAGCGTGCCGGCCAGGAGATCGTCGAAGTTGCCGAAGAACAGCCCGGCGGCGTCGAAGCCAAGTACGAGGTCATTCTCGATCAGGCGCGCTTCGAGGCGTGGCTGGCGAAACTGGACAAAGCGCCGCTGTTTGCCTTTGTCACCGAAACCAACGGCGGCGATGCCCAGCATTCGCAACTGGTCGGCTTGTCGTTCGCCGTGGCCCCTTTCGAAGCGGCCTACATCCCGCTGACCCATTCCTACATGGGCGTGCCGGAACAACTGGACCGCGACACGGTGCTCAAGGCGCTCAAGCCACTGCTGGAAAACCCGAACAAGCTCAAGGTCGGCCAGCACGCCAAGTTCGAAACCAACATCCTGGCCAACTGCGCCATTGGTGGCGACCAGGACAATGGCATTCTGGTCCAGGGCATCGCTTTCGACACCATGCTCGAATCCTATGTGCTGGACTCCACCGCGACCCGCCATGACATGGACAGCCTGGCGCTCAAGTACCTGGGCCAGAGTAAGACCGATTTCCAGGACATCGCGGGCAAAGGGGTCAAGCAACTGACCTTCGACCAGATCTCCCTGGAACTGGCCGGCCCTTACGCCGCCGAAGACGCCGACGTGACCTTCCGCCTGCACCAGGCCTTGCAGGAAAAACTGGCCGCCACGCCAAGCCTGGGCCCGGTGCTCAACGACATCGAAATGCCGCTGATGCCGGTCCTGGCGCGCATCGAGCGCCAGGGTGCGTTGGTGGATGCCAACCTGCTGGGCGTACAGAGCGTCGAGTTGGGCGAAAAACTGGTGGCGTTGGAGCGTGAGGCGTTTGCCATCGCCGGTGAGGAATTCAACCTGGGTTCGCCGAAGCAATTGGGCGTGATCCTGTACGAAAAGCTCGGTTTGCCGGTGCTCAGCAAAACCGCCAAGGGCCAGGCGTCCACTGCCGAAGCGGTGCTCGCCGAGCTGGCGGAGCAGGATTACCCGCTGCCCAAGGTGCTGATGCAGTACCGCTCCCTGAGCAAGCTCAAGAGCACTTACACCGATCGCCTGCCGGAACAGATCAACAGCCGTACCGGCCGCGTCCACACCAATTACCAGCAGGCCGTCGCCGCGACCGGGCGCCTGTCGTCCATCGACCCGAACCTGCAGAACATCCCGATTCGCACGGCCGAAGGCCGACGCATCCGCCAGGCGTTCGTTGCGCCGAAAGGCTACAAGCTGCTGGCGGCGGATTATTCGCAGATCGAGCTGCGGATCATGGCGCACCTGGCCAAGGATGAAGGGCTGCTCCACGCCTTTCGCAACGACCTGGACGTGCACCGGGCCACGGCCGCCGAGGTGTTCGGCGTCGAGCTGGAAGCCGTCACCCATGACCAGCGCCGCAGCGCCAAGGCGATCAACTTCGGCTTGATCTATGGCATGAGCGCGTTCGGCCTGGCCAAGCAGATCGGCGTTGATCGCAAGCAGTCCCAGGCTTACATCGACCGCTACTTCACTCGCTACCCGGGTGTGCTGGCGTACATGGAACGCACCCGCGCCCAGGCGGCCGAACAAGGGTTTGTCGAAACCATTTTCGGTCGCCGGTTGTACCTGCCGGACATCAACGCGAAAAACCCGGCCCTGCGCAAAGGCGCCGAGCGCACCGCCATCAACGCGCCGATGCAGGGCACGGCGGCCGACATCATCAAGAAAGCCATGGTCGCCGTGGACCGTTGGCTGACGACGTCCGGGCTGGATGCGAAGGTCATCCTGCAGGTCCACGACGAACTGGTGCTGGAAGTGCGTGAAGACCTGGTCGACCAGGTGCGCGAGGAAATCCGCCAGCACATGAGCACCGCCGCCACGCTGGACGTGCCGTTGCTGGTGGAAGTGGGCGTGGGCAATAACTGGGACGAGGCGCACTGA
- the yihA gene encoding ribosome biogenesis GTP-binding protein YihA/YsxC, with protein sequence MQLKNPILGLCQQSTFMLSAAKVDQCPDDEGFEVAFAGRSNAGKSSALNTLTHASLARTSKTPGRTQLLNFFKLDDERRLVDLPGYGYAKVPIPLKQHWQRHLEAYLGSRESLKGLILMMDIRHPMTDFDLLMLDWAVASGMPMHILLTKADKLTYGAAKNTLLKVQSDIRKGWGDAITIQLFSAPKRMGLEEAYTVLADWMELADKGSDEAE encoded by the coding sequence ATGCAACTGAAGAACCCCATCCTTGGCCTGTGCCAACAGTCCACCTTCATGCTCAGCGCCGCCAAAGTCGATCAATGCCCAGACGACGAAGGCTTCGAAGTGGCGTTTGCCGGGCGTTCCAACGCCGGCAAATCCAGCGCGCTGAACACCTTGACCCATGCGAGCCTGGCACGCACCTCGAAAACCCCGGGTCGCACGCAGCTCTTGAACTTCTTCAAGCTAGACGATGAACGGCGTTTGGTCGACCTGCCCGGCTACGGTTATGCCAAGGTCCCGATCCCGCTCAAGCAACACTGGCAGCGCCACCTGGAAGCGTACCTGGGCAGCCGCGAGAGTTTGAAAGGCCTGATCCTGATGATGGACATTCGCCATCCGATGACCGACTTCGACCTGTTGATGCTCGATTGGGCGGTCGCCAGCGGCATGCCGATGCACATCCTGTTGACCAAGGCCGACAAGCTCACCTACGGCGCGGCGAAAAATACCTTGCTCAAAGTGCAGTCGGACATTCGCAAGGGCTGGGGCGACGCGATCACTATCCAGCTGTTCTCGGCGCCCAAGCGCATGGGCCTGGAAGAAGCCTACACAGTGCTGGCCGACTGGATGGAATTGGCGGACAAGGGCAGCGACGAGGCCGAATAA
- a CDS encoding c-type cytochrome: MTKWLLAAGVLMPLYSAQATQDPEAVYNRVCGACHSGQLPMAPRKGDQEAWTPRLAKGMETLVQHVTQGFKAMPPRGLCMDCSAEDYRAIIQWMSE, translated from the coding sequence ATGACGAAATGGCTGCTAGCTGCCGGTGTCTTGATGCCGCTTTACAGCGCTCAGGCTACACAGGATCCGGAAGCTGTGTACAACCGTGTTTGTGGTGCCTGTCATTCCGGCCAACTCCCCATGGCGCCCCGCAAGGGCGATCAGGAAGCTTGGACGCCGAGGTTGGCGAAAGGTATGGAGACGCTGGTGCAACACGTGACCCAGGGTTTCAAGGCGATGCCGCCGCGTGGTTTGTGCATGGACTGCAGTGCCGAGGATTACCGAGCCATCATCCAGTGGATGAGCGAGTAA
- a CDS encoding c-type cytochrome — MNKLIVSLLLTLGISGVAHAAGDATAGQAKAAVCGACHGPDGNSMAPNFPKLAGQGERYLVKQLKEIKDGKRVVLEMTGLLNNLNDQDLADIAAYFASQKGSVGAADPKLVARGEALFRGGDLAKGLPACTGCHSPDGKGNAAAGFPHLGGQHAQYITKQLTDFRKEEGGRANDGDAMTMRTIARKLSDEDIAAVSSYIQGLH, encoded by the coding sequence ATGAACAAACTGATCGTGAGTCTGCTGTTGACCTTGGGGATATCCGGCGTAGCCCACGCCGCTGGCGATGCTACTGCCGGTCAGGCGAAAGCTGCCGTATGCGGGGCCTGCCACGGCCCGGATGGCAATAGCATGGCGCCCAACTTTCCGAAACTGGCGGGTCAGGGCGAGCGTTACCTGGTCAAGCAGTTGAAGGAAATCAAGGACGGCAAGCGTGTCGTGCTGGAAATGACCGGCCTGCTGAATAACCTGAACGATCAAGACCTGGCGGACATCGCGGCCTATTTCGCCAGCCAGAAGGGCAGCGTCGGCGCCGCTGATCCGAAGCTCGTGGCACGCGGTGAAGCGCTGTTCCGTGGCGGCGACCTGGCCAAGGGCCTGCCAGCCTGCACCGGTTGCCACTCCCCGGATGGCAAAGGCAACGCGGCTGCCGGTTTCCCTCACCTGGGCGGTCAGCATGCCCAGTACATCACCAAGCAACTGACCGATTTCCGCAAGGAAGAAGGCGGTCGTGCCAATGACGGCGATGCGATGACCATGCGCACCATCGCTCGCAAGCTGAGCGACGAAGACATCGCGGCAGTCTCCAGCTACATCCAGGGTCTGCACTAA
- a CDS encoding thiol:disulfide interchange protein DsbA/DsbL: MRNLIISAALVAASLFGMTAQAAEKPAAPYVELTNPVPVAAPGKIEVVELFWYGCPHCYAFEPVINPWVEKLPSDVNFVRIPAMFGGPWDAHGQMFLTLEAMGVEHKVHAAVFNAIQKEGKKLVKKEDMAEFLATQGVDKDKFLATFDSFAIQGQIKKARELAKKYEITGVPTMIVNGKYRFDIGSAGGAEQALQLADQLIAKERAATKAAAN, from the coding sequence ATGCGTAATCTGATCATCAGCGCCGCGCTCGTCGCCGCCAGCCTGTTCGGCATGACTGCCCAAGCGGCTGAAAAGCCCGCCGCACCCTATGTCGAATTGACCAACCCCGTTCCTGTAGCGGCGCCTGGCAAGATCGAAGTCGTGGAACTGTTCTGGTACGGCTGCCCGCACTGCTACGCTTTTGAACCGGTCATCAATCCATGGGTCGAGAAGCTGCCGTCGGACGTTAACTTCGTCCGCATCCCTGCCATGTTCGGCGGCCCATGGGACGCCCACGGCCAAATGTTCCTGACCCTCGAAGCCATGGGCGTCGAGCACAAGGTTCACGCGGCGGTTTTCAACGCGATCCAGAAAGAAGGCAAGAAGCTAGTCAAGAAAGAAGACATGGCGGAATTCCTCGCGACCCAGGGCGTTGATAAGGACAAGTTCCTCGCTACCTTCGACTCCTTTGCCATCCAGGGCCAGATCAAGAAAGCCCGTGAGCTGGCGAAGAAATACGAAATCACCGGCGTACCGACCATGATCGTCAACGGCAAATACCGCTTTGACATCGGTTCTGCCGGTGGTGCCGAACAAGCGCTGCAACTGGCCGACCAATTGATCGCCAAAGAGCGAGCGGCCACCAAGGCTGCCGCCAACTAA
- a CDS encoding endonuclease/exonuclease/phosphatase family protein: MARWSTERIVGLHEPRVNEHHVASTGLPGDSRLRLLSFNIQVGISTERYRHYLTRGWQHLLPHTGRAGNLQKIGDLLKDFDLVALQEADGGSLRSGYVNQVEHLAQLGAFPYWYQQLNRNLGRLGQHSNGVLSRLRPWAIEDHPLPGPKGRGAILARFGEGPEALVVVMMHLALGARTRTMQLAYIRELIGGYKHQILMGDMNTHATDLLQTSPLRDLGLLAPQLEATFPSWRPQRCLDHILLSPTLTLERVEVLAQPISDHLPVAVEIRLPGSLTADAFPVLSTAPRGSDE; this comes from the coding sequence ATGGCCCGCTGGAGTACCGAACGCATCGTTGGCCTGCATGAACCACGGGTCAACGAGCATCATGTCGCGTCCACGGGCCTGCCTGGCGACAGCCGCTTGCGGCTGCTCAGCTTCAATATCCAGGTGGGCATCAGCACCGAACGCTACCGGCATTACCTGACCCGCGGCTGGCAACATTTGCTGCCGCACACCGGGCGTGCCGGTAACTTGCAGAAGATCGGCGACCTGCTCAAGGACTTCGACCTGGTAGCCCTGCAAGAGGCCGACGGCGGGAGCTTGCGGTCAGGCTACGTCAATCAGGTGGAACACCTGGCCCAATTGGGCGCCTTCCCCTACTGGTACCAGCAACTCAATCGCAACCTCGGCCGTCTCGGCCAGCACAGCAATGGTGTGTTGAGTCGCTTGCGCCCGTGGGCGATCGAAGATCATCCGCTGCCGGGCCCCAAAGGGCGCGGGGCGATCCTTGCGCGTTTCGGCGAAGGTCCGGAGGCGTTGGTTGTGGTCATGATGCACCTGGCGCTCGGGGCGCGTACCCGGACGATGCAACTGGCGTACATTCGCGAGCTGATCGGTGGCTACAAGCATCAGATACTGATGGGCGACATGAACACCCACGCCACCGACCTGCTGCAGACCTCGCCCCTGCGCGATCTCGGCTTGCTCGCACCACAACTGGAAGCGACATTCCCCAGCTGGCGCCCCCAGCGCTGCCTGGACCATATCCTGTTGAGCCCGACCCTGACCCTCGAGCGCGTCGAGGTGTTGGCCCAACCCATTTCCGATCACCTGCCGGTCGCGGTAGAAATTCGTTTGCCGGGTTCGCTCACGGCCGATGCATTCCCCGTGCTGAGTACTGCCCCTCGCGGATCCGATGAATGA